The Pollutimonas sp. M17 sequence TGTAGCAGCCTGTAGCGCAGTTTCTCGTCGGAACCGCCCTCTCTCGTCAACCCCTGGTGGAGCATCATGGATCCATTTCGATGCTGCCCGCGCCCCTAGGGTAAGCACTGATCCTTGATGTCCCATATAGACATCGAGCCGTCCTCTATTGATCTATGAGAAAGGGCAAGGGGCTTCTATGATTCGGCTGATCAATCGATCCATTACAAGTGCCGTCGAGCGCCAGCCACAAAGCTCCCTATGATTTCATGGAAATCCTGTGGGAAAGCGAATCGACGCCGATCACGAACTACCCCCAGGAGACACGCGATGAAATTGCATCAGACTCTGAGTTTCACCTTGGCCCCAAGCCTGCTGCTGGCGTCCACGCTGACGGTGGCGGCGCCGGTCAAGATTGCCATACTGGAAACGCTGTCAGGCCCTCAGGCCTCCACAGGGTTGACCTATCGCGCCGCCGCGCGCTATGCCGTGGACAAGATGAACGCGGCCGGCGGATGGAACGGCGAAGAGGTCCAGCTTCTTGAATACGACAACCAGGGCGGCCCAGCCGGCGCCGCCGACAAGCTGAAAGCGGCGATTGCCGACGGCGTGCAGATCGTCGTCCAGGGCGCCTCTTCCGCGATCGGCGGACAGATCACCGAGGACGTGCGCAAGCATAATCTGCGCAATCCCGGAAAAGAACTCATCTACCTGAACGTCGGCGCCGAAGCCCTGGAACTGACCGGAAACAAGTGCCAGTTCTATCACTTCCGCGTCGCCGGCAATGCGCAAGTGCGCACCAAGGCGCTGGTCGCCGGCATGAAGCAGGCCAATGCGCTGGGAACACGAGTCTATTCCATAAACCAGAATTATTCCTGGGGCCAGGACATGGAGCAGGCGATCGTGGATAACGCAGCCCCTGGCGGTTACCAGGTCGTGGAAAAGACGCTGCACGACGTCAACAAAGTGCAGGATTTTGCGCCCTATGTGAACAAGATCGCCGCCAGCAAGGCGGACACCGTGATGACGGGGAACTGGTCCAATGACTTGCTGCTATTGATGAAAGCCACCAAGGCCGCCGGCCTGAAGGCGCGATTCGGCACCGTATACCTGGACCAGCCGGGCAATATCGCCAACGCGGGCGACCTCGCACTGGGCCACTTCGTGGTGCAGGCATTCAACCCGGAAGCCGCCGGCGACGCGGGCGAAGCATTCGTCAAGGACTACAACGCCAAGATGGGCCATCCGCCCACCTTCATCGAGCCGCAAACCGTGTTCGGCTTGATGATGGTTGCCGACGCCATGGGACGGGTCAAGCCCGAGGACGGCAAGCTCAACGTCAACAAGCTTGCCTACGAGCTTGAAAAGACGTCTATCGATACCCCCATGGGGAAAACAAGCATGCGGGCCGACGATCATCAGGCATTGATGCCCATGGTGGTGTCCATGGCTTCGAAAGACGCCGCATACAAGGCGGACGGCACCGACCTGGGATTCAAGCCCGTGAAGAAATTCAGCGCTGACGAAGCCGCCACACCGGCGCAGGCAACGTGCAAGATGAAGCGCCCGAGCTAGCGCAATAGTCGGAGTTGCTATGGAACATCTTGTCATTTCGCTGCTGAACGGCGTTATCTACGGTCTGCTTCTGTTCATGGTGTCGGCGGGCCTGACCCTGATATTCGGGATGATGGGCATACTCAATTTCGCCCATGCTTCCTTCTATATGCTGGGGGCCTATTTCGCCTATGCCTTGCAGGGCCCGCTGGGATTCTGGGGGGCGATCATCGCCTCGCCGGTGCTGGTCGGGCTGATAGGCGTGGCCGTGGAACGCTACATCCTGCGCCGGGTCCATCATCACGGCCATGCGCACGAGTTGCTGATCACCTTCGGCCTGTCTTTCATCATTGCGGAGCTGGTCAAGCTGTTCTTTGGCAACTACCCGGTCAACTACCGGGTTCCCGGCGATCTGGATTTCTCGGCCTTCACGCTGGGGGGATTGAACTACCCCGCCTACCGCGTCTTCATGGGCATCGTCGCCATCTCGATGTTCGTCGCCATCTACCAGCTGTTGACCCGCACAAGGGTGGGCATCGTGGTCAGGTCGGCGCTTTATCGCCCCAAGATGGCCGAGGCGCTGGGGCACAACGTCCCGCTGGTGTTCATGGGCGTATTCGGAGTCGGGGCCGCCCTGGCGGGACTGGCCGGCGCCGTCGCGGGCGCGTTCTACACGACCAATCCCAACATGGCGCTGGAACTGGGCGTGATGGTCTTCGTGGTGGTGGTGGTCGGCGGCCTGGGTTCGCTGGGCGGCGCCATGGCGGCATCGTTGCTGATCGGCATTGTGACATCCATAGCCGTCGGCATCGATGCCACGCTGGCCGACCTGTTTTCGCTGTTCGGCGCGCGCGAGCTTGCCGAACAGATGGGCGGCATCTTCGTCCTGAAGGTCTCCAGCCTGGCCGCGACCATTCCCTTTGCGCTG is a genomic window containing:
- a CDS encoding branched-chain amino acid ABC transporter substrate-binding protein translates to MKLHQTLSFTLAPSLLLASTLTVAAPVKIAILETLSGPQASTGLTYRAAARYAVDKMNAAGGWNGEEVQLLEYDNQGGPAGAADKLKAAIADGVQIVVQGASSAIGGQITEDVRKHNLRNPGKELIYLNVGAEALELTGNKCQFYHFRVAGNAQVRTKALVAGMKQANALGTRVYSINQNYSWGQDMEQAIVDNAAPGGYQVVEKTLHDVNKVQDFAPYVNKIAASKADTVMTGNWSNDLLLLMKATKAAGLKARFGTVYLDQPGNIANAGDLALGHFVVQAFNPEAAGDAGEAFVKDYNAKMGHPPTFIEPQTVFGLMMVADAMGRVKPEDGKLNVNKLAYELEKTSIDTPMGKTSMRADDHQALMPMVVSMASKDAAYKADGTDLGFKPVKKFSADEAATPAQATCKMKRPS
- a CDS encoding branched-chain amino acid ABC transporter permease, whose protein sequence is MEHLVISLLNGVIYGLLLFMVSAGLTLIFGMMGILNFAHASFYMLGAYFAYALQGPLGFWGAIIASPVLVGLIGVAVERYILRRVHHHGHAHELLITFGLSFIIAELVKLFFGNYPVNYRVPGDLDFSAFTLGGLNYPAYRVFMGIVAISMFVAIYQLLTRTRVGIVVRSALYRPKMAEALGHNVPLVFMGVFGVGAALAGLAGAVAGAFYTTNPNMALELGVMVFVVVVVGGLGSLGGAMAASLLIGIVTSIAVGIDATLADLFSLFGARELAEQMGGIFVLKVSSLAATIPFALMLLVLLLRPNGLMGGKG